One stretch of Hymenobacter chitinivorans DSM 11115 DNA includes these proteins:
- a CDS encoding sugar porter family MFS transporter, giving the protein MKNSNVFFWSLVVALGGFLFGFDTAVISGAEKAIQQLWHLSAVEHGFTIAVALIGTVFGAIFGGIPSDKFGRRHTLIGIAVLYLVSAVGAAVTANWVLFMVFRFLGGLGVGASSVTAPLYISEVSPAAKRGRMVAMFQFNIVFGILTAYLSNYLLTGLGDNDWRWMLGVQAVPALAFFLLLFRVPESPRWLLGQGRVEEGRAIMHRISPATADAEVTTILTTNAADEAAGGESLFARQYRGPVLLAVLFAVFNQVSGINAIIYYAPRIFEMTGLGKGSALLSSAGIGLVNFLFTLLAMNFIDRFGRRKLMLIGSFGLIATLGLVARSFYSQDFSELNGLLVPVLLFVYIAFFAFSQGAVIWVFISEIFPNTVRAKGQALGSSTHWILAAVIAFAFPYFAEKLGGGHTFLFFCSMMVLQLIFVWRFMPETKGTSLEQLEKTLVIH; this is encoded by the coding sequence GTGAAAAACAGCAACGTCTTTTTCTGGTCTTTGGTCGTGGCCCTGGGAGGTTTCCTCTTCGGCTTCGATACGGCCGTTATATCCGGGGCCGAAAAGGCCATTCAGCAGCTTTGGCACCTGAGCGCCGTCGAGCACGGCTTCACCATTGCCGTGGCCCTGATCGGCACCGTATTCGGGGCTATTTTCGGCGGTATTCCCTCCGATAAGTTTGGCCGCCGCCACACGCTCATCGGCATTGCGGTGCTGTATCTGGTGTCGGCGGTGGGCGCGGCCGTAACCGCCAACTGGGTGCTGTTCATGGTCTTCCGCTTCCTGGGCGGGCTGGGCGTGGGTGCCTCCTCGGTGACGGCCCCGCTCTACATTTCGGAAGTGTCGCCGGCCGCCAAGCGGGGGCGCATGGTGGCCATGTTCCAGTTCAACATCGTGTTCGGCATTCTGACGGCCTATTTGTCGAACTACCTGCTCACCGGGCTGGGCGACAACGACTGGCGCTGGATGCTGGGCGTGCAGGCCGTGCCGGCCCTGGCGTTTTTCCTGCTCCTGTTCCGGGTGCCCGAGAGTCCGCGCTGGCTGCTGGGCCAGGGCCGGGTCGAGGAGGGGCGCGCCATCATGCACCGCATCAGCCCCGCTACCGCCGACGCGGAAGTAACGACCATCCTAACCACCAACGCGGCCGACGAAGCCGCCGGCGGCGAGTCGCTCTTTGCCCGCCAATACCGCGGCCCGGTGCTGCTGGCCGTGCTGTTTGCCGTCTTCAACCAGGTGTCGGGCATCAACGCCATTATCTACTACGCCCCGCGCATCTTCGAGATGACCGGCCTGGGCAAGGGCTCGGCGCTGCTCTCCTCGGCCGGTATCGGGCTGGTCAATTTCCTTTTTACCTTGCTGGCCATGAACTTCATCGACCGATTTGGCCGCCGCAAGCTCATGCTCATCGGCTCCTTCGGCCTGATTGCCACCCTGGGCCTGGTGGCGCGCTCCTTCTACAGCCAGGATTTCAGCGAGCTAAACGGCCTGCTGGTGCCGGTGCTGCTCTTCGTCTACATTGCCTTTTTTGCCTTTTCACAGGGCGCCGTTATCTGGGTGTTCATCTCCGAAATCTTCCCCAACACGGTGCGGGCCAAGGGCCAGGCTCTGGGCTCGAGCACCCACTGGATTCTGGCCGCCGTCATTGCCTTTGCCTTTCCCTACTTCGCTGAGAAGCTGGGCGGTGGCCACACCTTCCTCTTCTTCTGCTCGATGATGGTCTTGCAGCTCATCTTCGTGTGGCGCTTCATGCCCGAAACCAAGGGCACCAGCCTCGAGCAACTGGAAAAAACACTGGTTATTCATTAA
- a CDS encoding PAS domain-containing protein, with protein sequence MPLSTLPEDPAHVLHAILAALPGNFILLQPDAPTYTIVAMSADLLRQTGREPAQVVGHSVFVAYPENPEEVANTGPTQMRTALDASLRDQQVHELPLVRYDVPAADGTFEERYWSGRSQAVLDAQGAVLYLLFTSVDRTAQQRAANERRAMQQAAESEARFRTLVEQAPVAMCLTRGPEVVIEAINEPMLRMMHQPTAAAVLGRRMVEVLPEIESQTILRRAQEVIETGQVFRGSEIPVTLRRNDELQVHFFNVSYTPFIEQGQVTGTIHVAVDVTEQVQARRQAEALQAQVLATAQRQVQEREMFYRIFEQTPAAICIQRGPEHRYEYANAAYQAFFPGRQLLGQTVAEALPETVDSGVVALLDRVYQTGETYYGEELPLLIAQPEGPPQQMYFTFTYQALRENDQIVGISTFAYNVAEQVLARQQREAERQQLHGLFMQAPAPICILDGPDLVYQLVNPAYQRIFPGRELLGKPVLEALPELVNSPVPALLQAVYETGETYVAQEMQLMMARSEGEALVELFCTFTYQARRNTQGAVDGMLVFVYDITEQVRARRLVEENEQQVRALVENAPFLMGVYVGPELRFQLANQAMLNGLGKGPDVLGKRYADVLPELKNSVVIEQMHQVLATGQPLHLRDQRLEVLMHGTPQTFYYNYSFIPLRDAQGQVYGLLNTAVDVTDLVQARQRIESYAAELQESEARFRTMADAAPNLVWALNPDTSVRYVNHTFLQFLGISLPQFVAENWVPYLHPDDVEATQQAFVTAIAAGTLFRMEHRLRRHDGQYRWLLSQGAPSYLAGGELYGYVGSAIDITELKQANEQLRRTNVDLDNFIYTASHDLKAPIANIEGLLSAVEHELPAAGRVGQVPTMLHLMQQAVERFGRTIAHLTDISRLQQEHDQAPSPVSLARVVQEVELDLAPLITQSQARVTVDVPVDVRINFSEKNLRSVVYNLMSNALKYRHPDRAPEVRVTYARRAAGQVLEVRDNGLGLDLAQDQEKLFGMFKRLHSHVEGTGVGLYMVKKIIENAGGRIEVDSVLDQGSTFRIHFPS encoded by the coding sequence ATGCCCTTGTCTACCTTGCCCGAAGATCCGGCTCATGTTCTTCATGCCATCCTCGCGGCGCTGCCCGGCAACTTTATCCTGCTGCAGCCAGACGCGCCGACCTATACCATCGTGGCCATGAGCGCAGACCTACTGCGCCAGACCGGCCGTGAGCCGGCGCAGGTCGTCGGCCACAGTGTCTTTGTGGCGTATCCCGAAAACCCTGAAGAAGTCGCTAATACCGGCCCGACGCAGATGCGTACGGCCCTGGATGCCTCCTTACGTGACCAGCAGGTGCACGAGCTGCCGTTGGTGCGCTACGACGTACCGGCTGCCGATGGTACGTTTGAGGAGCGCTACTGGTCAGGCCGCAGCCAAGCGGTGCTGGATGCCCAGGGCGCGGTGCTGTACCTGCTGTTCACCAGTGTGGACAGGACGGCCCAGCAACGGGCCGCCAACGAGCGGCGCGCCATGCAGCAGGCAGCCGAAAGCGAGGCACGCTTCCGCACCTTGGTCGAACAGGCTCCGGTGGCCATGTGCCTCACCCGCGGCCCGGAGGTCGTCATCGAAGCCATCAACGAGCCCATGCTGCGCATGATGCACCAACCTACGGCTGCAGCCGTGTTGGGCCGGCGGATGGTCGAGGTGTTGCCCGAGATTGAGTCTCAAACCATTCTGCGCCGGGCCCAGGAGGTAATCGAAACCGGACAGGTTTTCCGGGGAAGTGAAATTCCGGTCACGTTACGCCGTAACGATGAATTACAAGTTCACTTTTTTAACGTCTCCTATACGCCGTTTATCGAGCAGGGGCAGGTGACCGGCACAATTCACGTCGCGGTCGACGTGACCGAGCAGGTACAGGCCCGCCGGCAGGCCGAAGCCCTGCAAGCGCAGGTGCTGGCCACGGCTCAGCGGCAGGTGCAGGAGCGCGAAATGTTCTACCGAATATTTGAGCAAACCCCGGCCGCCATTTGCATTCAGCGCGGGCCTGAACACCGCTACGAGTACGCCAACGCGGCCTACCAGGCCTTCTTCCCCGGCCGGCAGCTGCTGGGCCAGACTGTGGCAGAAGCGTTGCCCGAAACCGTGGACAGCGGCGTGGTTGCCCTGCTCGACCGCGTCTACCAAACGGGCGAGACTTACTACGGCGAGGAGCTTCCCCTGCTCATCGCCCAGCCCGAGGGTCCGCCGCAGCAGATGTACTTCACCTTTACTTACCAAGCGCTGCGGGAAAACGACCAGATTGTGGGCATTTCCACCTTTGCCTATAACGTGGCCGAGCAGGTACTCGCCCGCCAGCAGCGCGAGGCCGAGCGGCAACAGCTGCACGGGCTGTTCATGCAGGCCCCGGCACCCATCTGCATCCTAGACGGCCCCGACTTAGTCTACCAGCTGGTCAACCCGGCCTATCAGCGCATCTTCCCTGGCCGCGAACTGCTGGGCAAGCCGGTCTTGGAAGCGCTGCCCGAACTGGTCAACTCCCCGGTTCCTGCCCTCTTGCAAGCAGTGTACGAAACGGGTGAAACCTACGTGGCCCAGGAAATGCAATTGATGATGGCCCGCTCCGAGGGGGAGGCATTAGTGGAGCTCTTCTGCACCTTCACCTACCAGGCCCGCCGCAACACCCAGGGCGCCGTGGACGGCATGCTCGTATTTGTCTACGACATTACCGAGCAGGTCCGGGCCCGCCGCCTGGTGGAGGAAAACGAGCAGCAGGTGCGGGCCCTGGTGGAAAACGCGCCCTTTCTCATGGGCGTGTACGTGGGGCCGGAGCTGCGTTTTCAGCTGGCCAACCAAGCCATGCTGAACGGCTTGGGCAAGGGACCCGATGTGCTGGGCAAGCGCTACGCCGACGTGTTGCCCGAACTGAAGAACTCGGTCGTGATTGAGCAAATGCACCAGGTGCTGGCCACGGGACAGCCCCTACACCTGCGTGACCAACGCCTGGAGGTGCTGATGCATGGTACCCCGCAGACGTTCTACTACAACTACAGCTTCATTCCGCTTCGGGATGCCCAGGGCCAGGTGTACGGCCTCCTGAACACGGCCGTCGACGTGACTGACCTGGTCCAGGCTCGCCAGCGCATCGAATCCTACGCCGCCGAGCTGCAGGAAAGTGAAGCGCGCTTCCGCACCATGGCCGATGCCGCACCCAACCTCGTGTGGGCCCTGAATCCGGATACGTCCGTACGCTACGTCAACCACACGTTTCTTCAGTTCCTGGGCATTTCGCTGCCGCAGTTTGTGGCCGAGAATTGGGTGCCCTATCTGCACCCGGACGACGTAGAGGCCACCCAACAGGCCTTCGTGACGGCTATTGCGGCCGGCACGCTTTTTCGCATGGAACACCGCCTGCGGCGCCACGACGGGCAGTACCGCTGGCTGCTCAGCCAAGGGGCTCCAAGCTACCTGGCCGGCGGTGAGCTCTACGGCTACGTGGGCTCGGCCATCGACATCACCGAGCTCAAGCAGGCCAACGAGCAGCTCCGGCGCACCAACGTGGACCTGGACAACTTCATTTATACGGCCTCCCACGACCTGAAAGCGCCCATCGCCAATATTGAGGGCTTGCTCAGCGCAGTCGAACACGAACTGCCGGCCGCCGGCCGCGTGGGCCAAGTGCCGACCATGCTGCACCTGATGCAGCAGGCCGTGGAGCGATTCGGCCGCACTATCGCGCACCTAACCGACATTTCGCGCCTGCAGCAGGAGCACGACCAGGCCCCATCCCCGGTTTCGCTGGCCCGGGTCGTGCAGGAGGTGGAGCTGGATTTGGCCCCGCTGATTACGCAGAGCCAGGCCCGCGTAACCGTGGACGTGCCGGTGGACGTGCGCATCAACTTTTCTGAGAAGAACCTGCGCTCGGTCGTGTACAACCTGATGAGCAACGCCCTGAAGTATCGCCACCCCGATCGGGCTCCGGAAGTGAGAGTCACCTATGCCCGACGGGCGGCAGGGCAGGTGCTGGAAGTACGCGACAATGGCCTGGGCCTGGACCTGGCACAAGACCAGGAGAAGCTCTTTGGCATGTTCAAACGCCTGCACAGCCACGTGGAAGGCACCGGTGTGGGCCTGTACATGGTCAAGAAAATAATCGAAAACGCGGGCGGCCGTATAGAGGTGGACAGTGTGCTCGACCAAGGCTCTACTTTTCGGATACACTTTCCTTCGTAA
- a CDS encoding zinc ribbon domain-containing protein: MSNLIQFVANHDDLSTDKGFQFKFYCDKCRNGHMSRFSPNSIGIAGELMRAAGSLFGGHFSDAGNAAYHVQRAIGGKAHDAALEKAVQEGKQYFKQCTRCGHWVCPDVCWNHKAGLCEDCAPDEHEELASQQRQAAKEQIYTKTREQDYTNNLDFLNKGAVVQCNSCQATLDANKKFCPECGTPNVAAQTKEKFCADCGASVKPGQRFCAECGKPQ; encoded by the coding sequence ATGAGCAACCTGATTCAGTTTGTCGCCAACCACGACGACCTGTCCACCGACAAAGGCTTCCAGTTCAAATTCTACTGCGACAAATGCCGCAACGGCCATATGTCGCGCTTCAGCCCCAACAGCATCGGTATTGCCGGGGAGCTGATGCGGGCCGCCGGTAGCCTCTTCGGGGGCCACTTCTCCGACGCCGGCAACGCGGCCTACCACGTGCAGCGCGCCATCGGGGGCAAGGCCCACGACGCGGCCCTGGAAAAAGCCGTGCAGGAAGGCAAGCAGTACTTCAAGCAGTGCACCCGCTGCGGCCACTGGGTGTGCCCCGACGTGTGCTGGAACCACAAAGCCGGCCTCTGCGAAGACTGCGCCCCCGACGAGCACGAGGAACTGGCCTCCCAGCAGCGCCAGGCCGCCAAAGAGCAGATCTACACCAAAACCCGGGAACAGGACTACACCAACAACCTCGACTTCCTCAACAAGGGCGCCGTCGTGCAGTGTAACAGCTGCCAGGCCACCCTCGACGCCAACAAGAAGTTCTGCCCCGAGTGCGGCACGCCCAACGTAGCGGCCCAAACCAAGGAAAAGTTCTGCGCCGACTGCGGGGCCAGCGTCAAGCCCGGCCAGCGCTTCTGCGCCGAGTGCGGCAAGCCCCAGTAG
- a CDS encoding RagB/SusD family nutrient uptake outer membrane protein — protein MKLFKTSLLALSLLGLTVSCNDKEFLDVQPIGALSDEQLNTPANIEKQVIAAYSQLGNDVYRAPYTSMWPYGNVRAGDAYKGGNGTADVDAFHFYETFSFNRVDVGNTDELWFLLYIGVSRCNDALRRLNAVDAAAMPTKAVRQGEVRFLRGHYYFLLKELFKRVPYLDETVPTDQYATVSNVALSNDELWTKIAGDFRFAVANLPDNQPEIGRANKSAAQAYLAKTLLYQAYVQNDANAVSSIDQTKLQEVVALCDQAGAKYSLHPDFATNFLTAGDNGVESVFAIQFSRNDGTPKGRTQRGNELSYPMNPDYGCCGFHQPSQNLVNAFKTDAQGLPLFTTFNNQDLSKPEDFQTNAVDPRLDHTVAIPTHPYKYSPGFIFETSWLRDQNTYGVYMSMKETVLPSDPSFQKTPPFMSTSKNWTIIRYADVLLWKAEALIELGRAAEARPLINRLRERAQNSTARLKTTAGQSISNYRIGQYPAAGWSQDYARQALRYERRLEFAMEGYRFFDLVRWGIAGDYLNTYFETEKTKRQYLKDARFTKGRDEYLPIPLNQINFSKGLYKQNPGW, from the coding sequence ATGAAACTCTTCAAAACCAGTCTATTGGCGCTTTCCCTGCTTGGGCTTACGGTTAGCTGCAACGACAAGGAATTTCTCGACGTGCAGCCCATCGGCGCCCTGAGCGACGAGCAGCTGAACACGCCGGCCAATATTGAGAAGCAGGTCATTGCGGCCTATTCCCAGCTCGGCAACGACGTGTACCGGGCCCCCTACACCAGCATGTGGCCCTACGGCAACGTGCGCGCCGGCGACGCCTACAAGGGCGGCAACGGCACGGCCGACGTGGACGCGTTTCACTTCTATGAAACCTTCTCCTTCAACCGCGTCGACGTGGGCAACACCGACGAGCTGTGGTTCCTGCTCTACATCGGCGTCTCGCGCTGCAACGACGCGCTGCGCCGCCTCAACGCGGTGGATGCCGCGGCCATGCCCACCAAGGCCGTGCGCCAGGGCGAGGTGCGCTTCCTGCGCGGGCACTACTACTTCCTGCTCAAGGAGCTCTTTAAGCGGGTGCCCTACCTCGACGAAACCGTGCCCACCGACCAGTACGCCACCGTGTCGAACGTGGCCCTGAGCAACGACGAGCTCTGGACCAAAATTGCCGGCGACTTCCGCTTTGCCGTCGCCAATTTGCCCGACAATCAGCCCGAAATCGGGCGGGCGAATAAGTCGGCGGCCCAGGCCTACCTGGCCAAAACCCTGCTTTACCAGGCCTACGTGCAGAACGACGCCAACGCGGTGAGCAGCATCGACCAGACCAAGCTCCAGGAAGTCGTGGCGCTCTGCGACCAGGCGGGTGCGAAATACTCCCTGCACCCCGACTTCGCCACCAACTTCCTCACCGCCGGCGACAACGGGGTGGAGTCGGTGTTTGCCATCCAGTTTTCGCGCAACGACGGCACGCCCAAGGGCCGCACTCAGCGCGGCAACGAGCTGAGCTACCCCATGAACCCCGACTACGGCTGCTGCGGCTTCCACCAGCCCAGCCAGAACCTGGTCAACGCCTTCAAGACTGACGCCCAGGGCCTGCCCTTGTTCACGACCTTCAACAACCAGGACCTGAGCAAGCCCGAGGACTTCCAGACCAACGCCGTGGACCCGCGCCTGGACCATACCGTGGCCATTCCGACCCACCCCTACAAGTACTCGCCGGGCTTCATCTTCGAAACCAGCTGGCTGCGCGACCAGAACACCTACGGGGTGTACATGTCGATGAAGGAAACCGTGCTGCCTTCCGACCCGAGCTTCCAGAAAACGCCGCCCTTCATGAGCACCTCGAAAAACTGGACCATCATCCGCTACGCCGACGTGCTGCTCTGGAAGGCGGAAGCCCTGATTGAGCTGGGCCGCGCCGCCGAGGCCCGACCCCTCATCAACCGCCTGCGGGAGCGGGCCCAGAATAGCACGGCCCGCCTCAAAACCACCGCCGGCCAGTCCATTTCCAACTACCGCATCGGGCAGTACCCGGCCGCGGGCTGGAGCCAGGACTACGCCCGCCAGGCCCTGCGCTACGAGCGGCGGCTGGAGTTTGCCATGGAAGGCTACCGCTTCTTCGACCTGGTCCGCTGGGGCATTGCCGGCGACTACCTCAACACCTACTTCGAGACCGAGAAAACCAAGCGGCAGTACCTCAAAGACGCCCGCTTCACCAAGGGCCGCGACGAGTACCTGCCCATCCCGCTCAACCAGATCAACTTCAGCAAGGGCCTCTACAAGCAGAATCCGGGCTGGTAG
- a CDS encoding glycoside hydrolase family 32 protein, with product MKNSLLLALSLALTTPLAQAQTAAPLPPATPQYRPAYHFSPAQMWMNDPNGMVYSKGVYHLFFQHYPDAMVWGPMHWGHATSKDLVHWQEQPIALYPDKLGWIFSGSAVIDENNTAGFGKNAMVAIFTHHNDPEEKKKTNKHQYQSLAYSLDEGRTWTKYAGNPVLQNPGIPDFRDPKVSWNTVANKWIMTLATKDRITFFSSPNLKDWTKESEFGEQLGAHGGVWECPDLFPLMLDGQQQWVLLVSINPGGPNGGSATQYFMGQFDGKKFTPASTATRWVDYGRDNYAGVTYAGTGTRRIFQGWMSNWDYANQVPTSPWRNAMTVPRELALRKVGAEVFLTSQPVREIGQSLSAGAVKLPPLTVGKELDLSGKLPNLGDKFQLKMSTTQLADFALVLSNTRGEELVIGYDKKANEYYVDRSKAGPAAFSAKFAGRHAGPRRATTAAADLTLLVDATSVELFADGGLTALTELYFPSAVLSTLRLRSAPGLTLTELSYARLAAEVK from the coding sequence ATGAAAAACTCCTTGCTGCTGGCCTTGTCCTTGGCGCTTACTACCCCGCTGGCCCAGGCCCAAACCGCCGCGCCCCTGCCGCCGGCCACGCCCCAGTACCGCCCGGCCTACCACTTCTCGCCGGCCCAGATGTGGATGAACGACCCCAACGGCATGGTCTACTCCAAGGGCGTATACCACTTGTTTTTCCAGCACTACCCCGACGCCATGGTCTGGGGCCCGATGCACTGGGGCCACGCCACCAGCAAGGACTTGGTGCACTGGCAGGAGCAGCCCATTGCCCTCTACCCCGATAAGCTGGGCTGGATTTTCTCGGGCAGCGCCGTCATCGACGAAAACAACACGGCCGGCTTCGGCAAGAATGCCATGGTGGCCATTTTTACCCACCACAACGACCCCGAGGAAAAGAAAAAAACCAACAAGCACCAGTACCAAAGCCTGGCCTACAGCCTCGATGAGGGCCGGACCTGGACCAAGTACGCCGGCAACCCGGTGCTGCAAAACCCGGGCATCCCCGACTTCCGCGACCCGAAAGTGAGCTGGAACACCGTCGCCAACAAGTGGATTATGACCCTGGCTACCAAGGACCGGATTACGTTCTTCTCCTCGCCCAACCTCAAGGACTGGACCAAGGAAAGCGAGTTTGGCGAGCAGCTCGGGGCCCACGGCGGGGTGTGGGAGTGCCCCGATTTGTTTCCCTTGATGCTGGATGGTCAGCAGCAGTGGGTTTTGCTGGTCAGCATCAATCCCGGCGGCCCCAACGGCGGCTCGGCCACCCAGTACTTCATGGGCCAGTTCGACGGCAAGAAGTTTACGCCCGCCAGCACGGCCACCCGCTGGGTCGACTACGGCAGGGACAACTACGCCGGCGTGACGTACGCGGGCACCGGCACCCGGCGCATTTTTCAGGGCTGGATGAGCAATTGGGACTATGCCAACCAGGTGCCCACCTCGCCCTGGCGCAACGCCATGACCGTGCCCCGGGAACTGGCCCTGCGCAAAGTGGGCGCCGAGGTATTTCTGACCTCGCAGCCGGTCCGGGAAATCGGCCAGAGCCTGTCGGCCGGCGCCGTGAAGCTCCCGCCCCTGACCGTGGGCAAGGAGCTGGATCTGAGCGGTAAGCTGCCCAACCTGGGCGACAAGTTCCAGCTGAAAATGAGCACCACCCAACTGGCCGATTTTGCCCTGGTCCTTTCCAACACCCGCGGGGAGGAGCTGGTCATCGGCTACGATAAAAAGGCCAACGAATATTACGTGGACCGCAGCAAAGCCGGGCCGGCAGCCTTCAGCGCCAAGTTTGCGGGCCGCCACGCCGGCCCGCGCCGCGCGACTACCGCCGCCGCCGACCTGACCTTGCTCGTCGACGCTACGTCGGTGGAGCTCTTTGCCGACGGCGGCCTGACGGCCCTGACGGAGCTCTATTTTCCCAGCGCCGTGCTCAGCACCCTGCGGCTCAGGTCGGCGCCCGGGCTGACGCTCACGGAGCTGAGCTACGCCCGGCTGGCCGCCGAGGTGAAGTGA
- a CDS encoding carbohydrate kinase family protein — protein sequence MAKNIVCFGEILWDVLPTGKQPGGAPFNVAVHLHQLGVPARLISRVGDDELGTELLDFVTSKGLGTELVQRGKTHLTGVVKANVDDANEVTYKIVHPVAWDYVQHEAALDTLVADADMFVFGSLAARSPATRETLYRLLEHAQFRVFDVNMRPPHYTREVVKYLLGKAELVKMNHHELAEIMSWFGLETDQPAAMQWLAGRFHLQAVCVTCGADGALLWTNQQLYRAPGVRVQVKDTIGSGDSFLAALLKGWLQGQEPGECLRFACATGALVATHLGATPAVSEAEVRELLTGQHVA from the coding sequence ATGGCTAAAAACATAGTCTGCTTCGGAGAAATCCTGTGGGACGTGCTGCCGACCGGTAAGCAGCCCGGCGGGGCACCCTTCAACGTGGCCGTGCACCTGCATCAGCTCGGCGTGCCGGCCCGGCTCATCAGCCGCGTCGGCGACGACGAGCTGGGTACCGAGCTGCTCGATTTCGTGACCAGCAAGGGCCTGGGTACGGAGCTGGTGCAGCGCGGCAAAACCCACCTGACCGGCGTGGTCAAGGCCAACGTGGACGACGCCAACGAGGTGACCTACAAGATTGTGCACCCCGTGGCCTGGGACTACGTGCAGCACGAGGCCGCCCTCGATACGCTGGTCGCCGATGCGGATATGTTCGTGTTTGGCAGCTTGGCGGCCCGCAGCCCCGCCACCCGCGAAACCCTGTACCGGCTGCTGGAACACGCCCAGTTCCGGGTGTTCGACGTGAATATGCGCCCCCCGCACTACACCCGGGAAGTGGTGAAATACCTGCTGGGCAAGGCCGAGCTGGTAAAAATGAACCACCACGAGCTGGCCGAAATCATGAGCTGGTTTGGGCTGGAAACCGACCAGCCCGCCGCCATGCAGTGGCTGGCCGGGCGGTTTCACCTGCAGGCCGTGTGCGTAACCTGCGGGGCCGACGGCGCCCTGCTCTGGACCAACCAGCAGCTCTACCGCGCCCCCGGCGTGCGGGTGCAGGTCAAAGACACCATCGGCAGCGGCGACTCCTTTCTGGCGGCCCTGCTCAAGGGCTGGCTGCAGGGGCAGGAGCCGGGCGAGTGCCTGCGCTTCGCCTGCGCCACCGGGGCGCTGGTAGCCACCCACCTGGGCGCCACGCCCGCCGTGAGCGAAGCGGAGGTGCGCGAGCTGCTGACCGGCCAGCACGTTGCGTGA